TAGTTTGTACTGATCCTTTAAGTGCTGCCAATGAGCCGAAAACGATAGCCCCATTTGAGAATGCGGTATAACCCATTGCTTACACTGTGAAAAAAGGTAATCTTTCTCTCGAATATTGTTGTATGTTTTACCTTGTTTATCATCCATATACAGAGTCGGATGCTCACCTCTTTGTGTTGGTCGTGCAAAAAAAGCATCATAACTTTTAATGTACTCTCGAATATCTTGAATTATCCGAAACTGTTCCATATTCACATTCCATGTCTAAAATCTTAACGTTGCCAGCACACGCAGTGTGCGATCGTACCTGTGTTTGGTACGCTCAGCATAGGTGTGGACTAATCGGGTAATAGCCTCCCTGTATGAGGGTCACCATTATATGGGTTTCATTAAATGCTAACTACTAGCGAATGGCAACTGCAACACCGTGAGGTCTTGTGGGGAGGGAGCCGCTAGCAAAACTACGAGCTGACGAACAGAAACATCATATAAGGCTTAGCCTGGAGGGGAGGCGGCCAAGGACACCGAAGCTGCGTGATCTAACGGGTAGGGTAAGTAATGCAGTTGTTTAGTGAAAGTTTACGTTCTTATCTGGGGAGATCTGTTTAACTTGCTGCCGTGAAGCTGTCAGCGTGGCCGCTGATTCATAAATAGGACCAGCTAGCCGCTATTGCGGATTGGCACGATGGGTAGCGTGGGAGCTGGTAGCTAAAACTACCGGCTACCCGATTTATGCGCCTGTCCCTGCCTTGTCACAGCGACATCTATGTAGTGACCAAATAGTGCTTATTTACGATTAGCCCACGGAGAGTTATTTTCAAAAGTTGAGATATACAGATCCTCGACTTTATCTCGTGCCCACTGGGTTTTGCGTAAAAACTTGAGCGAAGACTTAATTGATGGGTCGCTCTTAAAGCAATTGATATTGATCCTGTCTGCCAAACCATCCCAGCCATAATGCTCCTGCAAACGTGTAACAACTTTCTCAAGAGTAATACCGTGTAGCGGATTATTTGGTTGATCTTTACTCATTTTTCAATTAATACTCTATGTTAAATGACGTATAATGCCGTGAATATGGTCTGATGAAGTTGGCGCGTAATCGCAAATAAAATTAGGTGACAGGCTTGCCGGCCCTTTCCCTAAACTTGCTATGTGTTTAAAGCCCTTTAATAATTATAATTGATATACTAATAAATGTGGATATAAGTAATATAGTGATACATTGTTTGAATCTTTGATTACTTCGTTTTGTTAACTTTTGAGTAAAGGTGGTATCTGTTTCGATAGCATTTTTTAATAGAATATTTGAGCTAGATTGCAATAGTTCACCTATCTTTTCAGCTTCCTCTGGGCTCATTTCAGTCTTCGATGATATTTCAGATATCCTCTGGTGAATCGATGAGAGCTCATTGTATTCAGCCTTGTTGATTTTACCTGACTGAAATAACTCTTCCTGCTTTTCTCTCAGTGTAGTTACATCCACAATTCTTCCTTACACATAACGCCTTGCACCGGCACCGCTTTGTGCTAGCGTAGCGTACAGCACAAAGCGAACGGAGTATAGGTGGTGGGATGCAGCAACTTGTTAAAAGCTTACTGGGACCAGTAACCCAATATATGGTATTTGCCAGACTCTTCAGGTTTTAAACGAATGCCGAGAGCTCTAAAGCCAGGGCAGATAATAAGAGCATGATTGCTAGCGCTACCAGCACCTATTGGTTGTTTGGCATCACCTTCGAGAATGTTGAGGGTGCATAACGAGCTAATGCTTCGCCGCTTGTTGAATTCTGACTGTGTGCTGTTTCCGACGTGAACGAAGCTATCTGTATTCCCTGATTCTAATAGAGATCTGACCGCTATTGAAACTGCCTGATATGATAAGGCACTAGAAGATAGGGCAGTCAAAATTAATGCTGCGATTATTTTCATAACTTTTAACGCCTTATACACAGGCGAGTGGAACGACGTGTAGCGAGTCCATCCCGCATCCTTTGTGGGCGATTGTGCCACAATTTGTAAGTACTACTTAACAGCATTGATCTGAACTACCGTGACATTAGCAATGCGACCACCGCGCCACCAAGTCCCTTTTGTACCAATCTTAAGCCTTTTATGGTGATACTCACGGCGCTCTTCACTTAATATCCACATACTGGCAAAGCCTTCATTAGGAATATTACCTGGAGTAGTATCTCTTATGACTCTGCCATTTTCATCAAGAATCTCTGGCCAGATCATGTGTATACCTTCAACTTGCGGATCATCCCCGTCATAAAGAAAATCCACTCTCATTCCTTGTCCCGGCTTGGCATTTTTATTCTCTTCAGATAAGTCTATCTTGTACTTGACTACAAAATCCGGATTTCTTCCAGATCTTTCTTCATAAGGTATATGTACTTTCATATACGGTGCTAACACGAAGTTGTGGGGCGCCGTAGGCGTCCCTGGCAGTTTGCTGCCGAACGCCGACGTCTTGTTATGCCCACTGGTTTTATTGCATGAATGTGATTCGCACAGCGTTCACTGTTAAGGCTAATAATGGAATGTTTGATAGAGCAAATATTAAAAACCTGATTTCAATTTTGTTAAAAGTTACTTGCACAATACTATGAATTACTCGAATACCGACATATGTCCATGCCAGAATAAAATTTATGCCATCTCCTGCGCCAAGGACTGCAAGTGATATTGCCAAAGCATAGAAAATAGTTGGTTGCTCCATGAGATGATTATAATTATCAGCTTTCCAACGAACATGGGGAGGCAGGGTTGACATTTGCTCTCCGCGAGGAGCATTCGGATCAAGCTTTAATTTAGCTTTCTTCACTGCAGGCAATCGTGTTGCGTACATCCACAACCACATAACCATTGACCAACATATCAAGGCAATTACAGGCTGAATTATTTGGGCACTTTCAATCATTCGTTGATTCCTTTTTATTATTTACTGATGTTAGAGAGCTGAACAGAGCATAATGACCATAACAGGAGCAGCTGGAGCGTTGGTCGTCCCGTGTAAGGCTGCAGGCCCAACGCCAAGCTAAGCAGCGCCGTTTACGACCTCTTTGCTTGAGCACCTGGCTAGCCTTCTAAGATGGAAATCAGCACCATAGTAGAAAAGTGGTGGTGCTAGAAAACCAGATAGTAAAATATACCAAAACGGTACTTCACGAGCAGGAAAGAGAGCTAATACTAATATTATTAAAGAGACGATAATCGGATTAAGTAATTTGCCTTTTCGGGATATTTTGGAGATTATAAAGCCTGACCAGAGATAGCTAAAGGCACATGCAAAAACCAAGATAACAAGCTCTTCGGTAGTGTATGGAGCATTGTATGGTTGAGAGCCAAACAGCATAATTTTAATAAATGTCGAGATTACGGCGATAACGAAAACACCGAGTAGCCCAAGAAATCCACCGACGAAAATTCCTTTTAAATCTATATTTTTCATAAAACTCCTATAGGAAGCTAGCAACCATATAAAAGGCGGAGCGTCAACTACGTTAGGCGCAACGTGGTGGAGCGACTTTTAATGTGCTTTGTATGTGTTTTACTCATTAATTACACAAAACCCATTACCAAAAGGATCTGAGAAATATGCAATAGTACCCCAGTCACCTCTTTCTCCGCCTTCATGCTTTCCGCCTAGTTTAACAATTCGCTTAACTATTTCATCTACGTTTTCAGCTAGAAAGTCAATATGAACGGGGGTCCAATGACGAGAATAATTTCGCTCAACTGTCTCGGTGGGGACTGCTACTGATCTAGCCCCTTTCTCTTGTAGATAAATATCACAGTTCTCTACTGAAATCACTGACATTCCACCTTGATCTCTTAGTTTTTTACAACCAAGAGCTTCTATATAAAAATTCTCAGCTTGTTTAATATTAGAAACATCAATACTTACAGAGAGCTTTATCAAAATATATCCTCTTTTATTGATTTATGAGAAATGACGGCCACAACAGTGGCGACCAATACTGGCTACGTTTTGTACAAAAATGGGAGCGCAGCGACCTGCACATAACTGCTTGTGCTTGCTAGACTGATGCACTCTAAACGGATCAGAAGAAGTTACGTCTCTACTTTAAATAAAACTGGAATTCTATGCAGCCCTTCACTTGGATTTGGCAGCCATGTAGATAGGTAATAATTTGAATGCTTTGCCAAGCATTTTGCATAAGCGCGTAATTCTTTAGGATTAATGTCCTCTGGTTTAGCATCAATCAATCTTCCATTCTTCGCAATAGTGAGAACCATTACAAAGCTGCCTTCAATATTTCCCTCTCCTAAATACTCCACATGAGGCGTGCAAAAACCGATCGAAGTAGCTGCCGCAGTGGAGATCTCTGTTAAGAGGATAGCCAGAAACATTACTTTAAATATATTGTGAATCATCAAATAAGTCCAACGCCTTGCTAATGAGCAGCCGAAGTAACGCGCAGGCTATCCTGTGGAGGCCGCGCTTTTCGCGGTCGGAACGAAATTGAGTAACTTGTTATCATCTTTTACCACGTAACTTTGCCCTTAACGCTCGTACACCTACAGGCTTTAAAGCACAGTACTTTGCAAACAGTAACTCGCCCAGAAATGGGACTAAGCTCAGTACTATACCGAACACAACCCAACTCTTACTGGCCAAACCCAATATAATAGCCAGTATTGGAATAATGGCGCCTATAAATGCGAGTACCCATTTTGACAACGAAGTGTACTCGTACTGAAAGAAGCACTTTTCACAGTGCATGCGGTTTGAAAAAGACAGCATTCTGACTTTTACCGCTTGCTTTCCACATTGTGGGCACTTTCTTATCATGGCTTACAACGCCAAGCTTCGTGACTGCTGTGAAGCGGATGCGTATCAGTGGCTCCAGCCACGGTAGTGCCGAACAAGAGTGCTTTGCTATGCATTTTCCGGTCAATCAGAAAAAAATCCCCATTCAATATCTGCTGCATTTAGGTAAAAACTCCAATTACCTCTCGGCAGTCTTTTGGAAGCAAAGCCAATAATAGGCAATGGATATTCAAGCAAGTCTTCTCCATTAGTTAAATCCTGCTCATATCGTTCTTGAATATTAGCAATTTTAAAGGATTTTCATTCTTTATGATTATATGCAGGAGAAATAGTGATAATCGAGGTTTTGCCGTTTTTTTTATCACGATACAAGATTATGAGCTACATTACCTCCTAATGCAAATTCTTCGATTTTTGATAGCACTAACGTGTTGCTCAGTTGCGGCCTGAATGGAGCTTGTATTGTGCTAATGTTTTCTAGCACAATACAAACGGAGTGTAGGATGTCAATTGTAGTAATTCGTTATGGCATTTTTGATGGATGGGGGAATTGGAATTCTAACTTAGCTAAATGCATGTTTGTGCGAATTTTCTGAATATCTGTTCCCAAGTGATTTCCAGGATTGTAAGGAATATAAATTCTCTTTGTATTTGTGAAGAATGTCAGATTGGCGGAATGTAGATGGCATTATGGCGCCATTGCAGATTTAATATACGCCTCAAGATACTTATCTCCGGCCGTATATCTCTATTTAACAAAAATTCAACTATTAAGTAAAAATATCTTTGAATTACTAGGTTAGAGAAAAAACTGCAATCTATCTGTTTTGTGGAGGTGGTCTTGAGGCGCTTATTCCTGGTGGTTGTGGATCATTTATTTTTTAAAACTCTTTGAAATTCAATAAATATTTTGTAGAGCGTTAGCGTCCAAGGATAAATGCCTTAAGGCATTTAGCTTGTGGGAGGGGTAATACTTAAGTGTCAATCTTGGCTGAAAAATTCAAATCTAAGTGTTATAAGCTGTAATTAAATGGCTGCAGATTTTCTTTGCGTTTTCATGACTATCGACATTGAATTTAGAATAGTGTTTACTAGATTCTCCATAGGCGATTTCAGATAAATTTTAAAGTGAAGGGCCAGGCTCTCTCAGTTACCGCCTATGGTTTAAATGTTTTTTTGTAGTATTTTTAATTAATAGGTTTATTTAAACGTCAATTGCTTTTAATCTCCTGTCAGTATCTATAAGTAAAAACTGATCGGGAAAGCTGTAGTGTTTGGCGCTTAAATTACCTTTTATCTTAAAAAATTTTCCGCAGTATTAAGAAGGCTTTTTGTTAAAAAATGGGCAGGCCTGTGCCTGTATATATCACAAATATTAATGGGAACTAACATGGCTACAAACACTTACATCTATAAATCCTACGCAGATGGTGAGTCAGACAGCGATACTTTGTGGGGGCAGGTACAAAATAGCCTTAATAGCTTAAGCCAGAATGGTCGCGATTCGGTAAAAATCGCAAGTTCAAACGAACATGGCGGCAATTGCCGGAGTGTCATTATTTACACAGACGACGCGGCACCCGCTGGCTCAGTTGATACATTGTCACAGACTTGGAATTACGAAACCTTCAACGATTCAGACGGATATAGCACAATGTATCAAAATGCCGTCAATTTTCTGAATGAAACCCTTAATTCCGTACAGGCATACTACTCACGACTGTCTATGATCGACGCCAAGAGTCACTCAGCACACCTCGTTGTTTGGTACCGGGAAGGTGCATAAACAGTATTATTATATTTTCGGAATTCATTGATGGCTCATAGTCGTCATCTCTTTTTACACCAATGCAAACAATTAGCCAGCCTGTGCTCGCGCGCCATAAGAGCGTAGCTCTAAAGTCGAAGTGAGCAGCTGTCAGGCTGTAGGATAAGGCGTGTGGAGATAACAAGACACAGTTAATCTGTTTGCGTAGCTTTTATATTTATATAAGGTGAGCACGTGTCAAACTTCGACCAGATGGCAAACTTTTCTAGTTCTACCAATATCGCTAGCACCTCCACTGGCTCTAACTCATCCTCTGTCGCCAAAAATTATGCGAAGAATTTCCTTACCCAAGTCAATCCCCGTACTGGTTTACTCAGCGTTACGATTCCATCGCCACCTCTAAAAGGGATTCTCTCGATGGATGTGAATCTCGGGATCACATACGCGCAGGAGACCGTAGGTTCCTATGAACAATTGTTTGGTCTACCTGTAGGATGGTCCTATTCGTTAAGTTACATTAATGATGGGATCTTGACTCTCAACGGTAGCCAAACCTATGTTTTGAGTCCGGAAAGTCCTTCTGGCTTGCAGTATTAC
This DNA window, taken from Microbulbifer sp. VAAF005, encodes the following:
- a CDS encoding VOC family protein, with product MIKLSVSIDVSNIKQAENFYIEALGCKKLRDQGGMSVISVENCDIYLQEKGARSVAVPTETVERNYSRHWTPVHIDFLAENVDEIVKRIVKLGGKHEGGERGDWGTIAYFSDPFGNGFCVINE
- a CDS encoding MAPEG family protein; the protein is MIESAQIIQPVIALICWSMVMWLWMYATRLPAVKKAKLKLDPNAPRGEQMSTLPPHVRWKADNYNHLMEQPTIFYALAISLAVLGAGDGINFILAWTYVGIRVIHSIVQVTFNKIEIRFLIFALSNIPLLALTVNAVRITFMQ
- a CDS encoding VF530 family protein, yielding MSKDQPNNPLHGITLEKVVTRLQEHYGWDGLADRININCFKSDPSIKSSLKFLRKTQWARDKVEDLYISTFENNSPWANRK